The following is a genomic window from Sphaerotilus microaerophilus.
GATGGTTGCCGTCATCGGCAACCTGCGCAAGCAAAACCCGAAGCTGCGCTTTCTCGGCATGGTGCCGAACAAGGTGGACGCGCGGAAGCCGCGCCACGTCAGCAACCTGGCGACCTTGCAGCAGGCATATCCGCAACTGATCTTGCCGTTCAGTGTCGGCGCGCGAGACAGTATCGCGGAGGCGCTGGGCGAGCAGATGCCAGTGTGGAAGATCAAGAAAACCGCTGCGCGCAAGGCCACCCAGGAAGTGCGCGCCCTGGCGGATTACGTGTTCACGAAGATGGAGATCGCGCAATGACCAGCGCCGTAAAGACCAACGCCAAGAAGAAGGCCCCGCAAGCGGCCGCAGAGAAGCCCAAGGGCGGCGGGCTGGGCCTGGATGGCCTCGGCGACCTGTCGAGCTTGCTGGACGAGCCACAGGCCGCGAATGCGGCCCCTGGCGGCCCGCAGGAGCTGCCGCTTGACCTCATCGACGAAGACCCGCACCAGCCGCGCACGGCGGACAACCCCGGCTTCTCGCCGGAGTCCATCGCCGAGATCGGCGAGACGATCAAGCTGCGCGGCGTGAAGTCGCCCATCAGCGTGCGCGAGAACCCGGACGCGCCGGGCCGCTACCTCATCAACCACGGTGCGCGGCGCTACCGTGGCTCGAAATGGGCCGACAAGACCACCATCCCGGCTTTCATCGACAACGACTACAACGAGGCCGACCAGGTAATCGAGAACCTGCAACGCAACGAACTGACGGCCCGCGAGATCGCGGACTTCATCGGCCGCGAGCTGGCGAAGGGCAAGAAGAAGTCGGAGATCGCCAAGGAGATCGGCAAGTCGCCGGCGTTCGTCACACAGCACGTCACGCTGCTGGACTTGCCCGAACCGATTGCCGAGGCGTTCAACACTGGCCGCGCCAAGGATGTGACCGTCATCAACGAGTTGGTGACGGCGTTCAAGAAGAACCCCGAGGAAGTGGGTGCGTGGCTGGCCGACGACAGCCAGGAGCTGACGCGCGGATCGGTCAAGCTGCTGCGCGAGTACCTGGAGGACAAGCGCCACCAGGAAGGCGACCGCGACCCCAACACCGTCGATGCGTTCAGCGGCAAGACGGATGGCGAGGCCGAGGGCGACGGGCAAGGCCCGGAGGATGACGCCAAGAAGAAGGAGCCGAAGGAACCCGACCCGGACAAGCTCAAGAAAGCGATCATCCAGGTCACGCACGACGACCGCCCGGCCCGCCTGATCCTCAACCGCCGGCCGCCGGCCGAGGGCTGGGCCTGGCTCAAGTACGAGGATGACGGCCAGGAGTTCGAGGCCGACCTTGGCAAAGT
Proteins encoded in this region:
- a CDS encoding transcriptional repressor gene korB, yielding MTSAVKTNAKKKAPQAAAEKPKGGGLGLDGLGDLSSLLDEPQAANAAPGGPQELPLDLIDEDPHQPRTADNPGFSPESIAEIGETIKLRGVKSPISVRENPDAPGRYLINHGARRYRGSKWADKTTIPAFIDNDYNEADQVIENLQRNELTAREIADFIGRELAKGKKKSEIAKEIGKSPAFVTQHVTLLDLPEPIAEAFNTGRAKDVTVINELVTAFKKNPEEVGAWLADDSQELTRGSVKLLREYLEDKRHQEGDRDPNTVDAFSGKTDGEAEGDGQGPEDDAKKKEPKEPDPDKLKKAIIQVTHDDRPARLILNRRPPAEGWAWLKYEDDGQEFEADLGKVQLVALLEG